From Gossypium raimondii isolate GPD5lz chromosome 11, ASM2569854v1, whole genome shotgun sequence:
CAGCTAAAAAGAAGTTGGTGTAAATTATTGACAGATTCCCAATGTTCTGGGTTTCATCTTCGGGATGCTTCAAATGGTGTTACATGCAGTATATAGGAAGCACAAGACAGTGTCCGAGGATGTCAAGTTACCAGAACACTGTGTCGATGTTACAAACGTGAGCACGGTTACGGATTCCGATGATCATCGGGTGCCGGAAACCGTGAGCTCATCCGAGCCACCCCAAGTTCATGATCATAGAATGATTGGGATGACCTGCAAATCACAGAATTATCAACGTGATCAAAGGGACAAAATCATGGATTCCCCTAACCCTAATCCTAACCTGCTAGGAACATGTGAAGCTTGATGGAAGTTGTATACATAAATCTCTCTATTGATGGCTGCATgcagtatatatattatatgcacgtatttctctctctctctctctctctctcccctGGACTTCTGTAGTATACATATATGCGTGTAACATAGGTATATGTCAACATCTCATGCTTTTACTTTCATATAGGTATAtgaatttcaaaaatcatgaaaaatactttaatttcattaagaaaaacATTAGACTCTCACACactcttgaattttattaaaattttcacataattataatttttatactggttatatttgtttaatatatattttttgtttttttaagttgTGTTGGTTTACCATCATACATAAgttacaataaattaaaaaaaaacatataattatttatctaatgAAAAAGCTAAGAGGtttaattaacacataaattcTCAATTACATAAGTGATTAATATTAATAGCAAGAAAGAATTCCATGTGATTGGTTTAAAAGGCACCACCACAACATCTTGGTATTTGGAATGACCTCAAATCTGTATTTCACACGCCCACTCGTTCCCATCGACTCATAAATGGCTGCCCACTGGGCCCTTTTCcttttatgtaaataataggGATAAATTAACTTTAGTCCCCCAACTTGAAAACCCTTTTTAATGTAGTCcctaatattttttctaatttggtaactTTTCGTAACTTTGATTTACGTGATTACTAGTCACTATCATATTATGTCACAttattatctaaaaaattattatttttattaaaaatttagtgatGATATGACGCAATATCAAATTATCGTATtattacataaaccaaaactaaaaaagaaatagtGGAGTTCTGAAACtaatatgaagaaaaaattcataagacTAATCtaagaaaaattaccaaattagaAGGCTAAATATGATTTTATCCCTTAATAAGATTATGCTTCATATGTGCAAATTTTGCAAGGAAATGAGCGGAGTCGTAAAAGATTTGAGTGATCggaaatttaaaacttattacCTTATGTGACGTTTAATatgacaaaattttatttaatacacatgtattacaatagttatacataaaataaaaaaattagtacaaatttaaacctaaaattagaaagatgggtaaaaactcttgtaaaaaaataagacatatttaaaataaaaagatatttttttatctttttcaaaaacaagTCGTGAGTTGcaaaagttattaattaaatttagtttattgcTAGCTCATATTAAAATACAGTGAAAAATTAATACTCTTACCAGCTATAGCATTGTTGATTAATCTCGTTTTGAGATAAATGAAAtcttattatatgttaaaagaaaagttTGGATACATAGTTTCTAAATTAGGTATTTGTGTTCAAACTCCAACTCCAACTTCAACTCCGAgatttttcaatataaatttgagatcaaattggataaaaagaaaattttaatcaaatcaagtagttttagaatatatatgcatttgattTACGCTCTACTATAAGAGAGggaattaaaattgataaaatttgtaaatttattgaattatttaaaattaagattaaattgataaaatatataaatattaaaaagttaaatgtgttatagtatcaaataaaaaaagatcaCACCGTCATTTCGTCGGTGATTTAGTGAAGAacgaacaaaacaaaacaaaactagTAGGAAAACGTTAAAAAGCCCGAAAGTATTTACAGTttagtgaccaaaacaaaaatattctaaaaattaagAGACTGATAGTGTAATTTATCCCAGTTTTTTCAACTTAGATACAAAATGACAATTTCGTTAGTAGCATACTGCGTCAAATATATAGTAAGGTTACCATATGTAATATGGGATGAATATAGGAACTAGTAATCTTACTATATTTAAGACAATATGCTAGCAAtgatatatacacacacacacgaACAACCAAAACCAATATTCATGGTAGATCTTCATTACAAAACCAGTTCAAAGACTTTTAAGGTATGGTTTCAAATCTCAAAATCAGTACCACCAAATAGACATTCATATCGGATTCATACCTCGTATCTAGCATTTACACCCAAGTTCAAAAGCATATTCtccaaataaaactaaaaggatGAGATCACAAGGGTCTATACGTATACTAAAGGTATGAAAATCCAGTATTGTAAACTAATCACTAACCTATTCTTGCTTTAAAGTGGGATTATATATAGAGAGATATCAACATGTATAGGTTGAGCTCGGGTCTTGAATCTTTACGGCTAAGAACAGATGACACGGGAGACAGAAAGAGGGTAAAGGAAGGTGTTGGCGTATTGAAAGGAGACTGTTCCACCATTGATCAATGGTTTCCCGTCGTTCACGAGGCAGTCGTTGTAGTGAAGGCGTCGGAACGTTTTGGGGTTGATGAGACGGGCGGAGCTAAACCAGCCGCAGTTTAAGTGAATTCCAGAGATGTCGCAGCCGGTAAAGCAGATGTTCATGATCTCGACGGTGTAGGTCGGGATGCCAGTGGGGAGTGGCCGAGTGGCTCCCTGGTTGATCACTATATCTGCCTTGGTACACTTCTCCCCTGGAAGTCGGTTCGGTTCCTTCATTGTTGTCCCtgaaagtatagggacttattTGAGTAAGTTCTGAAAGGTTAAATTGGTCAACTTGTCTTTTACAACAAAATATCAGTAAAAAACACAAACGTAACCCAACCAATAAGGGGAAAAGCATTTGCAGACAAAATACACTTTCTAAAGGGGGAAAAGGGGAACAGACAGTATTTAACCCCAAAAGGACTGGGTTCAAAAGTGGAACACAATGGCAACAAATTCCTTTAAATGTTCCTTTTCTTACTGTTCAATGAGAAATgaaaattcaaacaatattcGAATCCAACCCTAATTTATGATATGATTTTACCAGCTCAAACAAAAATTCGAGTTACACAACCAAATGAGATTTAAAAAGACAAGCTGGCTTCATTACCAAAAAAGATGGCAAGCTAGCATAAAAAAAAGATGGTGCCCAAATTTAGCATCGATCACGGTGAGCTAAAAGGCTTTAAAGAAAAAGCAAAGCTCTCAAGTTTCTATTACGAAAAACAGGCAATCTCTTATTAAAGCTTTGATGGGGATATCATTATCAGACCCCATATTTAAAGATACTATCGACGGTAACTTGTACCATCAATGGCAAGACGACAGACATAGTTAACAAACGCTGGAAACTTTTCCGGGTTCGGAAAAAATGGGTCGGTTCTTTTAGTAGAAATTTCGGGTTGTAGTAAGTAAAAATCAAACCCACACGGACCCCCTCATACAAAAACAGTGACAAAAACCCAGAATAAAACATTCCATATCCTAacttttttgtcattttgtttatgaaaaaaaacaaatgggtggattctattttgtttctttgtatAACTCTACCATGAAGAAGCTTGCGATGTAGTGCAGAAAATGTGTTGTTTCCTTGCTTGATCCTCAGTCCCATCAACTTCAACCCGAATGAACCACTCTCACCTGTAACATGAATCGCAAAAACCAATAAAAGTTAGTATAAAATGAACATAAAGAGACAAAGGGGAAGATGATGGAGAATCCCAAAAGAGTGTATCTATGCACATAAATCAAGCACCTGGAAATAGCACGATGAGGAAGAGGAATAATACGGCGGTGGAAACCGAGGACAGTAGTACCAAAAGGAATCGCCTATTCATCTGTCAAAGTTACCTATATGACATCCGATCCCGATACTCGGAAAACAAAGTCAAAAGGTCAACAAGTAGAGTGGCCTTAAAACGCCATTGAAAAAGATAAGCAGTGATGAGCGGATGAGTGATTCAGATCCTTGAAAATCTGCTTCAAAAACAATGAggaatcatttatatattagatcaaataaaaacatcccatccgtcaaattttttaaatgaaatcgAAGATGAGAAAACAACCGTCAGATCATCAATAGGGCGATTCAGACTTgactagaataaaaaaaaaagtctaccAAAAAGCTACGCTTCACGAGCTCAACTTTAGGCTCCGAAAACAGTAACACCAAAACGACGGCGATTCGTACCTGAACTCTTTTCTAAACAAAAAGTTATCAAAAacccattttcatttcatttcgaAAAATTTAAAAGCCTTTTTTTACTTGTAGTGCTAAAAATGGAAGTTTTCTCGAGAGAAGGCGAAAGAAATGTTTgcaatgaagaagaaaaacaattgACTCTAAGActacaaaaaaatgaaagaaaaaggaaagtggTGAGTTCACTGAGAGCAGTCGACAAAGCAGAGACTTACACTACAAAAAAGATgcaagagaaagagagagagagagatcaGATCACCAGACCATATAGAATTGcatgatattataataataatcgattttatttcctcttttgCAAGTATATTTGAAACGACAAAAATTGCAGAAGAAGATCATGAAAGACAGAAATGACAAAACagcaaaaatcccaaaaaagtCGTTCGCATTTATTGaactaaaatccaaattttcaataaaataatccCCTTTTTTTTCGCATTTTCGAACCAAGAAGCatagaaaaaaacaaagagaaagcTTCTTGACTTCACCTTACCTTAGGAAATCGAGATATAGTAAGGATGGATCGGAGAGTACAATCAACTACGAAACGCGTGCGTTTTAGGGGTGGGTTGTTTAATCTGATTTGGCTTGAGAAATGGAGTtgagaaaaaggaagaagacaAAGGAAAGAGCAGCGGGTAATTTATGTAGTTgtcaaaattgtttttttaaacgAACCATGGTTAGAAGTGCACGTGGCgttttgaaaggaaaaaaggTTGATTAGATTAAAAAGTGTGGACAAAGTCACGTGCGGCCAAACACAGAATTTATTAAAGCGTAAGGGTAGTTGACACGCGCCTTCCATAAGGAATGTATTGTATTTGCTCTTTGTATGCTGCAAAGCTGTTCCCCAATCAGGTCGGTTCTTAGATTCctgttttcattgttttattaaaaactttgctgatattatattaaatatttgctcaaaaataaatatatagatatttgatatccccaaaatatatattttttctctttcagGGTTGAGGCATCCTTTAACagaagaaaaattatgttgGATTGACATGATGTGATGATACACtagaaaagggaaaaaggtCAAAACAACAATGGGGTAATAGAGGATCGAAAGtgttttttaagtaaatttaaaattttttaaattataatattttaagttccgaaaaaatgttttgattttatataaaaatataataaaataaaatacttttataatagtgtaatttattttgtaaaaaaatacaGATAAGAATAATCttcgaaagaaaaaatatatatattaatataagcTGAGTAAACAAGAAATGTACTATGGGGGTTATTAAGCTGGTTTTTATGGGGACCATGAGATGAAAAAgtagagagaaagtggagagttATTTCGCAGCAATCCTAGAGACTAGAGAGACAGAGAAACATTCTGAGAAAGGGGTTTCCTTGGGTTCTTTTTCATGTTTAGTAGAgggattaataaataaataaataattatttgagaaATAGTAAGGTCTGATTCATGTTGAGGACCAGAAATGTGTCATCAATTGGCTAGTAATAGGGTCATGTGGACACCATGCGACACAGACAGAAACACCGGTCGGAAACATCCACATGAAACCAGAGCCTGCCACTGCCACTGCCACTGCTGTTAGCCTCTGCGCTCTAGGCCTCGGCTTTTAGCCACTTACCACATTTACCCattgcctaaaacttttatACAGTGGCAGACAAGTGATGAACAacattttcaatgcaaataataatattaataataaaaggttgttcgcatttttgcaaaatttattatcaagactggaatcttaaatttaaaactttttttaatgctttatattatattttcgaTATTCTAGTCTATATTGGGAACTCTCtcttttaataatgttttatattataagatCGTgcattttagaaagattttaaCTAAAGGGAGTATTTggtatattaatattttttatttcataaataatttttaaaaattatgtgtttttaatatatttttaatattttactatacttttATGACATTTGTCAACcatctaattttataaagtctaaaattttattgataatatactaaatatttctcattaattaaaatttaaaaattctaaaaaacgATAATTAACGTTTTAGAAAAGACATTCAATAAATATCTAAAGATTAGATGGTCAGGATTACGGTTTTTTACctcattaatataaaatttttttaattatattccaAAATGATATTCCCATgacattatttttcaaaataggaTGAAATGAATAGTGACCGAAGGGTAAGCATTCGATGTCGCTAAGCATATTGGTGCCATCGTATACAATCCCTCCaccgttaaaatattaatttttttgtataacaGCCTAATGATTGAGCAACAAAAAAATGGATGGTGCCACTGCCTTCTCAGGCACCACCCCTCAACACTGTTCATTTCAccccattttggtaaataacgTCATGGGTAAAGGCGAAGGCAGAAATTTTTTTAGGagagttgaaattaaattataatttttacgatagtaagaatgcaatttcatcattttaatagcatttatctttataatttttaaatgattaaatcaaattttaatttttttaggggagccaaagtgtaattttacctttactaattttaaattttaaaagtttcaaatgGCCTAAATAGAAATATTTCCATTTTAAGAGAGCCAGGACATCTGTCAACTCCCTAGTTTCGCCCCTGGCAATGGGGATAccaatttggatttttttttttagattattaccGTAAAAAAAAACCTCAGGTTACCTATGGGACCAATCCACTTGATTCAAGCCTTGAACAAATCTTTCTGATTCCCAATTTAGTGATTATTATTTGGGTAAATTCTATTAGTAGTACCttaactatattttattttattttttggtcacttaattatttaattttgtcttttgatCACCCAATTATCTCGGATTTTTGGTGTTCTCATATTTACATTAGCTAGTCGatgactaaaaaataaatttaaataattaagtaaccattttgtaacttttcataattggttcacaaaaaaaacctaattaagtTACCTCTACTGTAATTTaccattattatatttttatttaatgtcaattgtaaaaatcaattatttacATGTTAAATGAATAATGTATTCAAACATTTTGGTTGCCTCACTCATGTATAAACCTACTTAACAAAAATTGCCATACCTTGAATCatcaaattagaaataaatttttaaatctgatatatttagtatttaatatttacatttttttgtaaattcaaccattgttatttttaattaaatttgacctcaatttttaaaaagttaaatttaaccaTCAACCTTTTCAAAAATAGTCAAATTAATGCTTCTTTATcgaaaatattgactaaaatataaaatttttaaacatgacaaCCCACATGGCAATTCACGTGTATTTCATGCTTCTTTTTGAATTGTTACgagctttatatatatatatttaaaaatttgatttttaaaaattttaaattatttgttgatgtggcatataagataaatagtgATATCCATGTCCGCATAAAGTGCATGTGAATTATCATGTGGGTTGCCATACCAgcatcattaaaaaaaatgttttagtcagtattttcgttaaaataaaagtaaattaactttattttaaaaaagttaacagtcaaatttacctaaaaaagaataaggtcaattgacaaaaaatataaacgTTGATAGCAAAATTTATCATTGTACCGTTTCCAAAAGATAGAGGGTTAAAAAAAGTGATGCCACTATTGGCCTTCAATTGTACAAgggataatatattttttgacccctgaacttgacaattagaTTCACTTTGATACTTATACTGGCACTTGAGCTTGACAACTACAtctattttagtccctaaacttgaaaaatataaaagtttgatgatgTGGCACTTTGAGATTGTGCCAtatcatcacttgaaaattttaaaaattatataaattttcagaTGATGGTGTAGTATAATCACAGAGTGTCACATTTTGTATTCTAATAACTGGATCGATGGCTGAAAAGGTTAGACTCAAAGCACTAATTTAGATTCAATCAGTTTGATCAATTTCATTGTCAAACCAacaataattaactaaataattaaaaattcataaaaatctaaaacaaacactttttttattaaatcggttaaaactatcaatttttgTCCCGATTTTCgatttttacttatttcaagTAGTTTTCAAGCCCATCGGTTCAATCTATTTGTATGGATCGTTATACTAATCAGTTATTGATCTAGCCCTACTCAAGTAACATTGGTCACATCATTAAATCTtaacaaaatctaaatttagagACTAAAATAGATTTAGTTACACATACCAAAGTAGACCCAATAACGTACACATACTAAAGTAAACTTAATTGTTAAATTGGAGcgctaaaaattatattatgattcttttaaaaactataaaaattttaaataacttttaaaaatgcATCTTGTTccttcataaaatttaaaattcaatgcCGACCCTTAAAAAATTGACGACGGATCTCATACCCCTGGCCGTCTACTCTGGTGCTTGCATGAGTGTTGACCATTAAGTCTAAGCCTTCCTATAAATAAGAGAGCCGGGTTTGGAATTGCTTTGCATCGGCTCTTGTGACAAAATTTCCGAACCATGCTAAATTCAACAAGCATCTGGTTCTCATGTCTGAAGCATCAATGCTAGGATGTTCTTGGAATGTTATGCTGCCTGCAATGGCCGTTTTGTTCGCCTGAACTGCCATGGCGTAATGGCATTTAAGTAGATGAACaacaaagtttttttatttatttattatttattttgcaacTGTTAAAGACCAGAGATGGTGTTACTTGGTAAGAAGATTATAGTATCAAGCACTCTCAGCCACCAAAAAATTGCCATAATGGACAAAGACAACCAAATAGATAGACTTGACCAATTTCATAAACTTCAACGATAGCATTAACGAATTATGATTTTGATGATATCACATTAGACCAAACATATTCCAAAAAGATGATTACAAACAAGAAGAGAATTGTAGCAGCCAAGTATATAGATCAGTAGTTCGTAGTACCTATGATCATAGATGTATAAAGTAGACCTCAAAATGGAATAACATCAAACAAGACACACGCAGCTTGGGTGAAGTATCTGATGCTTCTCTAAGAACCAacatttctttgttttgttttggtgcAGCTTAATGATTTTTACCCTTGTAAAACAAGAAGGATAAAGAATCGCATTCAATCCTGAACTGATagtttaatttatgaaatagacatctttttttagtttttaaaattcaaccaatCATTGATGGGTCCTTGCATATGTTGGTTACAATTATAGTTATGTTATGCCTCTTCAGATTTGGACACATGTTAACAGGATAAGTCACCTGAGAAACGCTCATTAGCAGCTATCCATTGCTCATTGGGTAACCTACCTCCTGAATGGTTTGTCTTCATTCAACCTCTCGCTTCCTTCAAAAAGGTTTCGTCAATCTATCTTTGTGAACAGGCTACCCGCTCCTCAAGGCATCTACATGCTCCCTTAAGAGACAAGGGAGAACAGATCCCACCATGCTATAAATACCCTCCAAATCTAAGAAGGAGAGGGGCTAAGCAAACCTATCAAAACATTTTACATTCTTTGTTCCCGTAGCAAACTAGCAATTGCCTTCTTCTGCTTTCTACCTGATGAGGGTGAACTGACCTGCTTTGCTCTACAGCTTTCTctcttttatattaaatatcttaaataaaatgaaataccatattaaatatcttaaataacatgaaatatttGATTTCTCTCTTTTATATGTAGAAAGGTCCAACAAGCCCAAAACTTTCGACAACTGGCCCAAACTTGGgctttttttcttatataattataaaccctaatttttcgTATTTTCTCCTTCGTTTAGGGTTTTCCTTCGCCGTTTCCATCTAACTCAAAAAAACATTAGAAAAAGCTTCAGGAGGTTCCGAAAATGGTAAATCCGAAAACTccgtttcaattttttttaattttcattttgttgtgTTGTTTCTTTAAATTCTATCCGCGAATGCTCTTTCATTTATGCTTGTTTCTGCTTTAGATTCAGTTCAGTAAGCTTTTTATTTGAGCTATTTTTTTGGACTAAATGTCGTGTGGAATTTAATTGGTGGGTTAGAACCTTAGAAGGTTATCGTAAATACTCGGTTTAAatgttatttgttaaattctagtaaaaaaaagaggttcattttattataaattacaaatacaaTGCAGCTATTGGTATAGTGTTGTTAAAAGTGATCTCATTGAAAGAGTAGTGTAAGTCATTGTTTAGTTAAAAGGACTGATATTTGTGTTGGTCAATGTCGAGTTATTGAAATTAAACATGTGaagtttatttgtatttaatgtttaaagaaTTCAACAGTGGCTCTTTGTACGTTAGTTTAATGGTTTGATCCTCGTTATTAATTGACGTGTTCCTTTCAAAGGGATTGGGATAGTCTTCCTGTTcttatttgatttgttgttaAATGCAGGCCCCAAAGAGAGGAGGAAAGGTAGTTGTGCCGGCCAAGAAGAAACaagtaattttcaaatttttcattaatttttatcatatggATGATCTCTTAAATTACTTGATTACGGTTGTCTCACTATCTGTTCTTTTCAATTTTGGAAATTAGGAGAAGGTTGTGAACCCATTGTTTGAGAAGCGTCCAAAGCAATTCGGTATTGGAGGAGCTTTACCTCCAAAGAAGGATCTGCACCGTTTTGTGAAGTGGCCTAAGGTTGTTCGCATTCAAAGGAAAAAGAGGATCCTTAAGCAGAGGTTGAAAGTCCCACCAGCACTGAACCAGTTTACAAAGACTCTTGATAAAAACCTTGGTACGTGATAAAATCTTCGCCTTTAAGCTGAATGGGttacatttctattaaatccaTTCGTGTTAGCCTGAAAACTCTGctgtgtttgtttttttatcttgtGTTGCTATCGtatgttctttgtttttgtaGCCTCTTCCATTCCTGTTCTATTTCATTTGCCTGCCCTACTGCAGAATTCCTTTTTCTGTTTATAATGATTGATCATGAATTTGTGATTATAAGTTGGTTATTTTATGTCCAAATGTAGCAACAAGTCTGTTCAAGTTGCTCCTCAAGTATAGGCCGGAGGACAAGGCGGCCAAGAAGGATCGTCTCCTGAAGAAAGCCCAAGCTGAGGCTGAAGGAAAAGCTCCCGAATCAAAGAAGCCAATTGTTGTAAAATATGGACTCAACCACGTTACCTACCTCATTGAGCAGGTTGCCTTCCTgtttttccatattttcatcAGTTTATCTGGAGTGTACCATGTATTCTGTTTATcgcaaaattattaaaaacaatggtcttctgttctttttttattatgccCTGGTAGAACAAAGCACAATTGGTAGTTATTGCTCATGATGTGGATCCCATAGAGTTGGTAGTATGGCTCCCTGCATTGTGCAGAAAGATGGAGGTTCCATACTGCATTGTGAAGGGGAAATCACGTTTGGGATCGGTAATTGTCTTATGCATTTTTGCCATTTGTAGAGTTTAAAGCTACTAGGTTACTTATTTGTGTTGATGCTACCATGGCAGATTGTCCACAAGAAAACTGCTTCCGTCTTATGCTTGACCACTGTCAAGAATGAGGATAAGCTGGACTTCAGCAAAATCCTTGAGGCTATCAAGGTACGAATTGAACCTTACCTGCAATATTTTCCaaattccaaatatatgaaGTGTATAGGGATTTGAAGCATATATTAACCTAGTAAAATGAGTTACAAAATCAGcaaaagaattaaatattttagtaatatacCCAGGCTGTGATGGGCagaatttaactaaaattg
This genomic window contains:
- the LOC105802117 gene encoding protein TAPETUM DETERMINANT 1, producing MNRRFLLVLLSSVSTAVLFLFLIVLFPGESGSFGLKLMGLRIKQGNNTFSALHRKLLHGTTMKEPNRLPGEKCTKADIVINQGATRPLPTGIPTYTVEIMNICFTGCDISGIHLNCGWFSSARLINPKTFRRLHYNDCLVNDGKPLINGGTVSFQYANTFLYPLSVSRVICS
- the LOC105802114 gene encoding 60S ribosomal protein L7a-2; the protein is MAPKRGGKVVVPAKKKQEKVVNPLFEKRPKQFGIGGALPPKKDLHRFVKWPKVVRIQRKKRILKQRLKVPPALNQFTKTLDKNLATSLFKLLLKYRPEDKAAKKDRLLKKAQAEAEGKAPESKKPIVVKYGLNHVTYLIEQNKAQLVVIAHDVDPIELVVWLPALCRKMEVPYCIVKGKSRLGSIVHKKTASVLCLTTVKNEDKLDFSKILEAIKANFNDKYDEYRKKWGGGIMGSKSQARTKAKEKLLAKEAAQRMT